One Spinacia oleracea cultivar Varoflay chromosome 4, BTI_SOV_V1, whole genome shotgun sequence DNA segment encodes these proteins:
- the LOC110802890 gene encoding 5-formyltetrahydrofolate cyclo-ligase-like protein COG0212: protein MDTIVIRAPLLSSYLTPSPFSLPSKFPRTLISIGIPLKNAPNQRNLNYKIPSNSKLYNSQKNNAEIFNEAAFESNRLTLDAKARESMAEASEREMRESEGKEVDPKAWKWRIRKRVWDLMEAQNIAQFPRPVHNRIPNFVGATLAANKLGELEVFRGASCVKVNPDSPQKQVRFLTLSEGKKLLTPQPRLRTGFFSILESEMLSPSTINEACTSVGVAKYGRPIGLDENIKVDLILVGSVAVDPKTGARLGKGEGFAELEYGMLRYMGAIDDSTPVVTTVHDQQLVDDIPAEKLLIHDVAVDIICTPTQVIFTNTDIPKPQGIYWEKLSPEKLGQIRILRELKKRIERETGQKLPSGPSEKLPPTAQRRRR from the exons ATGGACACGATTGTAATACGAGCACCACTACTCTCTTCTTATCTCACACCTTCACCTTTCTCACTTCCCTCCAAATTCCCAAGAACCCTAATATCAATTGGGATTCCACTAAAAAATGCACCCAATCAAAGAAATCTAAATTACAAAATTCCATCAAATTCAAAACTGTATAATTCCCAGAAAAACAATGCAGAAATCTTCAACGAGGCGGCATTTGAATCAAATCGCCTCACCCTTGATGCTAAAGCTCGAGAATCAATGGCAGAAGCGTCAGAAAGGGAGATGAGAGAGAGTGAAGGAAAGGAAGTTGACCCAAAAGCTTGGAAATGGAGGATTAGGAAGAGGGTTTGGGATTTAATGGAAGCCCAGAATATTGCTCAGTTTCCTCGACCTGTTCATAATCGTATTCCTAATTTTGTTGGTGCTACACTTGCTGCTAATAAG TTGGGTGAACTGGAGGTGTTCCGGGGGGCGAGTTGTGTGAAGGTTAACCCAGATTCTCCACAAAAACAAGTCAGATTCTTGACGCTTTCTG AGGGGAAGAAACTGCTGACTCCACAGCCACGTTTAAGGACAGGGTTCTTTTCTATTCTTGAGTCAGAAATGTTGAGTCCAAGCACAATAAATGAGGCATGCACCTCTGTAGGTGTAGCAAAATATGGAAGACCAATTGGGCTGGATGAAAATATCAAAGTAGACTTAATTCTTGTTGGTTCAGTTGCCGTTGATCCAAAGACTGGAGCCCGGCTAGGAAAGGGTGAG GGATTTGCTGAACTTGAATATGGAATGCTGCGTTACATGGGCGCCATTGATGACTCAACACCTGTGGTCACTACAG TGCATGATCAACAACTGGTAGATGATATTCCAGCTGAAAAGCTACTAATTCATGACGTAGCAGTCGACATCATTTGCACCCCAACACAGGTGATATTCACCAATACGGATATACCAAAACCGCAAG GGATTTACTGGGAGAAATTGTCTCCCGAGAAACTGGGACAAATACGAATACTGAGAGAGCTAAAGAAGAGGATTGAGCGAGAAACTGGGCAAAAGCTTCCTAGTGGCCCATCTGAGAAGCTGCCCCCAACTGCACAACGAAGACGGCGCTAA